In Microcoleus sp. FACHB-831, a single window of DNA contains:
- a CDS encoding S-adenosyl-l-methionine hydroxide adenosyltransferase family protein — MFISLIADYGTGDPAFAEVTQRLLMALPPSQIHCLSVPPFSTLATGFWVAQLGLNPGPSDRLIYHNCAPRKDDKEARLNNEGEGLTYALLSNGVKVVGVFAGYTLSFIKDHAQVMHTVKVSRGGSQFRSRDVFPSAAAAIAQGDHSLLGEALKPEQIPDAPSDRVAWIDGYGNIKTTIPAHTLNLKPEEKVVIRVGDVVSDAIYSDGSFRVPEGTLAFSPGSSGWPAADGGNQIRWMELFLRGGNAWERFGRPRVNQVVTQI; from the coding sequence ATGTTCATCAGCCTGATTGCAGACTACGGAACCGGAGATCCCGCTTTTGCAGAAGTTACGCAACGTCTTTTGATGGCGTTACCTCCATCCCAGATCCACTGCCTCTCGGTTCCTCCCTTCAGTACCTTGGCGACTGGCTTCTGGGTGGCGCAACTCGGCCTCAACCCCGGCCCTAGCGATCGCTTAATTTATCACAACTGCGCTCCCCGCAAGGATGACAAAGAAGCGCGACTGAACAATGAAGGCGAGGGATTGACTTACGCTCTGCTGTCCAACGGTGTTAAAGTAGTTGGCGTCTTTGCAGGTTATACGCTTTCCTTCATCAAAGACCACGCTCAAGTTATGCATACCGTGAAAGTGTCGCGGGGTGGGTCGCAGTTCCGGTCGCGTGATGTGTTTCCCAGTGCAGCAGCGGCGATCGCGCAGGGAGACCACAGCCTTTTGGGAGAAGCCTTGAAACCCGAACAAATCCCAGATGCACCCAGCGATCGCGTCGCCTGGATTGATGGCTACGGTAACATCAAAACCACCATTCCAGCGCATACCCTCAACCTCAAACCCGAAGAAAAAGTAGTAATTAGAGTCGGTGATGTGGTCAGCGATGCCATTTATTCAGATGGCAGTTTTCGCGTACCTGAAGGGACTCTCGCCTTTTCTCCAGGTAGTTCCGGGTGGCCTGCTGCTGATGGTGGGAACCAAATACGTTGGATGGAATTATTTTTGCGAGGCGGTAATGCTTGGGAACGCTTCGGCAGACCCCGCGTGAATCAGGTAGTTACTCAAATCTAA
- a CDS encoding DUF2330 domain-containing protein, producing the protein MKLFRILKIVIIFVLAFICFAPTAWAFCGFYVAKADSKLYNKASQVILARDGDRTVLTMANDYQGAVKDFALVVPVPTVLQKDQVRVAEPKIIERLDAFSAPRLVEYFDEDPCAVNDRVQMGSRMALPPSAAPRSAAGARDNNLGVTVEAKFTVGEYDILILSAKESDGLQTWLQRNGYKIPQGANQLLQPYIRQKMKFFVAKVNLGEFEKTGFQSLRPLMMAYESPKFMLPIRLGMINSTSEQDLIVYLLSPKGMAEVTNYRLVNIPSDTEIPVFVKNDFGNFYKSMFQTSYVKEDKKVAFLEYAWDMSSCDPCSADPLTPEELRKAGVFWLDQPTNSTPMPRGRFAPPRPLGNSVFITRIHVRYSRDKFPEDLMFQETSNRKNFQGRYVMRHAFTGEAKCQAAQEYKRSLPKRFEQEAQNLAKLTGWNIQDIRKKLPVVASGDSGAWWRRIWPF; encoded by the coding sequence ATGAAGCTATTTCGTATCTTGAAGATCGTTATTATATTTGTGCTGGCATTTATTTGCTTTGCACCAACAGCATGGGCATTTTGCGGATTTTATGTTGCAAAAGCAGATAGCAAGTTATACAACAAAGCATCGCAAGTCATTCTCGCGAGGGATGGCGATCGCACTGTCCTAACAATGGCGAATGACTATCAAGGAGCTGTTAAAGATTTTGCCCTTGTTGTCCCCGTTCCTACTGTTCTGCAAAAAGACCAAGTTCGCGTTGCTGAACCCAAAATTATTGAACGGCTAGATGCATTTAGCGCACCCCGACTGGTGGAATATTTTGACGAAGATCCGTGCGCGGTTAATGACAGGGTGCAAATGGGATCTAGAATGGCTCTACCGCCATCAGCAGCGCCTCGTTCCGCAGCAGGGGCTAGAGATAACAATTTGGGTGTAACTGTAGAGGCAAAATTCACAGTAGGAGAATACGACATTCTCATACTCAGCGCCAAAGAATCAGACGGATTGCAAACATGGCTGCAACGCAACGGTTACAAAATACCCCAAGGCGCTAATCAATTGCTCCAGCCATACATAAGACAAAAGATGAAATTCTTTGTCGCCAAAGTCAATCTAGGAGAATTTGAAAAGACCGGATTCCAATCGCTGCGACCGCTAATGATGGCTTACGAATCGCCTAAATTCATGTTACCGATTCGCTTAGGCATGATTAACTCTACCAGCGAACAAGATTTGATAGTTTATTTGCTATCGCCAAAAGGGATGGCAGAAGTTACTAACTATCGCCTGGTAAATATCCCTTCAGATACAGAAATACCAGTATTCGTTAAAAACGATTTTGGTAATTTCTATAAATCCATGTTCCAAACTTCTTATGTTAAGGAAGATAAAAAGGTGGCATTTCTGGAATATGCCTGGGACATGAGTAGCTGCGACCCGTGTTCTGCCGACCCTTTGACCCCTGAAGAACTGCGTAAGGCTGGTGTATTTTGGTTAGATCAACCAACAAACTCAACACCAATGCCGAGAGGAAGATTCGCCCCTCCCCGCCCGTTAGGTAACTCGGTTTTTATCACCAGAATTCACGTCCGCTATAGCCGCGATAAATTTCCAGAAGATTTGATGTTCCAAGAAACATCAAACCGCAAAAATTTCCAGGGTCGTTATGTTATGCGCCATGCTTTTACAGGCGAGGCGAAGTGTCAAGCTGCACAAGAATATAAACGGTCTTTGCCTAAAAGATTTGAACAAGAGGCGCAGAATTTAGCGAAATTGACTGGGTGGAATATTCAGGATATCCGTAAGAAACTGCCTGTCGTAGCTAGTGGCGATTCTGGTGCTTGGTGGCGTCGTATTTGGCCTTTCTAG
- a CDS encoding M48 family metalloprotease has translation MLGMNQIKTAALLGLLSGVLVLGAYYLVGNEQGLYIGFALAAISSFSSWYYSDRAALMAYRAQPLARQEAPELYDMVASLSDRAEIPMPTLFVVPTKSPNAFATGRDPEHAALAVTQGILEILTREELEGVLAHEITHIRNRDTLTQAVAGTIAGAITFAGRILTLGALYGPVTRDDRRGGNAFGALFLIILAPIAAGLIQFAISRTREFAADLGSAEITGNPLALASALEKLEEMGHQIPMNGNPTMSPLLIVNPVSTKGLQSLFRTHPPTEERIRRLQELAQQKQGTPVLV, from the coding sequence ATGCTTGGGATGAATCAAATTAAGACAGCGGCACTGCTAGGACTGCTTAGCGGTGTCCTGGTTCTAGGTGCTTATTATCTCGTAGGTAACGAACAGGGACTTTATATCGGTTTTGCTTTAGCTGCAATTAGTAGTTTTAGCTCTTGGTATTATTCCGATAGAGCAGCATTAATGGCATATCGCGCTCAACCCCTTGCTCGTCAAGAAGCTCCGGAACTTTACGATATGGTTGCATCGTTGAGCGATCGCGCTGAAATCCCCATGCCTACTCTATTTGTAGTACCTACAAAATCACCTAATGCTTTCGCCACAGGTCGAGATCCCGAACACGCAGCATTAGCAGTAACTCAAGGCATTTTAGAAATACTTACTCGCGAAGAACTCGAAGGAGTTTTGGCTCACGAAATCACCCACATTCGCAACCGCGACACCCTCACCCAAGCAGTTGCAGGCACTATTGCTGGAGCTATAACTTTTGCCGGACGAATTCTTACATTAGGAGCGCTTTACGGCCCAGTTACCCGCGACGATCGCCGGGGTGGGAATGCTTTTGGAGCGTTATTCTTAATAATTTTGGCTCCTATTGCAGCAGGTTTAATTCAATTTGCAATTTCTCGAACGAGGGAGTTTGCTGCTGACTTGGGTTCGGCAGAAATAACTGGTAATCCTTTAGCTCTTGCCAGCGCACTTGAGAAACTTGAAGAAATGGGTCATCAAATTCCCATGAATGGCAATCCAACTATGTCACCGCTACTGATTGTTAACCCTGTATCTACGAAAGGTTTGCAATCTCTTTTCCGCACTCATCCGCCTACAGAGGAACGCATTCGTCGTCTTCAAGAATTGGCACAGCAAAAGCAAGGTACTCCGGTTTTGGTCTAA
- a CDS encoding DUF2330 domain-containing protein: MKPFRIFITFLLVLFTFISFVPEAWAFCGFYVAKADSKLYNKASQVVLARDGDRTVLTMANDYQGAVKDFALVVPVPVVLQKDQVHVGDPKIIERLDAFSAPRLVEYFDENPCDGEAPGNREAGATRGGWEPPSFSASDEKTLGVTVEAKFTVGEYDILILSAKESDGLQTWLQRNGYKIPQGANQLLQPYIRQKMKFFVAKINLKEFEKTGSQFLRPLMMAYESPKFMLPIRLGMINSTSEQDLIVYLLSPKGQAEITNYRMVNIPSDTEIPVFVKNDFGNFYKSMFQTSYVKEDKKVAFLEYAWDMQSCDPCSAEPLNSEELRKAGVFWVERNSPNNVFITRMHIRYSRDKFPEDLMFQETSSRKSFQGRYIMHHAFTGEANCQAAQEYKRSLPKRFEQEAQNLAKLTGWNIGDIRKKLPVVASGDSSPWWRKIWP; this comes from the coding sequence ATGAAGCCATTTCGTATTTTCATAACTTTTCTGCTTGTTCTGTTTACTTTTATTTCATTTGTGCCTGAAGCGTGGGCATTTTGCGGATTTTATGTCGCCAAAGCAGATAGCAAACTATACAACAAAGCTTCGCAAGTAGTACTTGCAAGAGATGGCGATCGCACCGTTTTAACAATGGCGAACGACTATCAAGGAGCTGTTAAAGATTTTGCCCTTGTTGTCCCCGTTCCTGTTGTTCTGCAAAAAGACCAAGTACACGTTGGCGACCCAAAAATTATTGAACGGCTAGATGCTTTTAGCGCACCTAGACTGGTGGAATATTTTGATGAAAACCCTTGCGATGGCGAGGCTCCCGGCAATAGGGAAGCAGGTGCGACTAGAGGAGGATGGGAACCACCGAGCTTTAGCGCAAGCGATGAAAAAACGCTGGGTGTAACAGTAGAAGCAAAATTCACAGTAGGAGAATACGACATTCTCATACTAAGCGCCAAAGAATCAGACGGACTGCAAACATGGCTGCAACGCAACGGTTACAAAATCCCCCAAGGAGCAAATCAGCTACTTCAGCCATACATAAGACAAAAGATGAAATTCTTTGTCGCTAAAATCAATCTAAAAGAATTTGAAAAAACAGGTTCGCAATTCCTACGACCGCTGATGATGGCCTACGAATCGCCTAAATTCATGTTACCGATTCGCTTAGGCATGATTAACTCTACCAGCGAACAAGATTTGATAGTTTATTTGCTATCGCCCAAGGGTCAAGCTGAGATTACCAACTACCGGATGGTAAATATCCCCTCAGATACAGAAATACCAGTATTCGTTAAAAACGATTTTGGTAATTTCTATAAATCCATGTTCCAAACTTCCTATGTTAAGGAAGATAAAAAGGTGGCATTTCTGGAATATGCCTGGGATATGCAGAGCTGCGACCCGTGTTCTGCCGAACCATTGAATTCAGAAGAATTGCGTAAGGCTGGTGTATTTTGGGTTGAGCGAAACAGCCCTAATAATGTCTTTATCACCCGTATGCATATCCGCTATAGCCGGGATAAGTTTCCAGAAGATTTGATGTTCCAAGAAACATCAAGCCGGAAATCTTTTCAGGGTCGATATATCATGCACCATGCTTTTACAGGCGAAGCGAACTGTCAAGCTGCACAAGAATATAAACGGTCTTTGCCTAAAAGATTTGAACAAGAGGCGCAGAATTTAGCGAAGTTGACTGGGTGGAATATTGGAGATATCCGCAAGAAGCTGCCAGTGGTAGCTAGTGGAGATTCTAGCCCTTGGTGGCGGAAAATTTGGCCTTGA